A single window of Archangium gephyra DNA harbors:
- a CDS encoding DUF4388 domain-containing protein, whose protein sequence is MALTGTLKDFGIADILQLIGQQQKTGVLYLKSKEQEVQVFFRDGAIVRAESVTRKKKDLIGNMLVRAELITEQQLESALETQKRTLKRLGDVLTSTGAISAQKLKQMMQLQVTETLYGLFLWKAGTYEFKQEEVQADSESITPLRAESVLMEGFRMVDEWPHVRKKISSDAMTFERLKELPAPNPKNKKQEEDDFDASFDDAFSEEKKDENKGEFKSIGSAERRVYELIAPGRDVRKLVDLSSLGEFETSKALVNLLNLEYIRAHQASGRSSSSGGANLLVRVGGVVARAVVTVIVLAALGFVGSRLRPDTWDLGDDSASSFADPAAQRLLARAQQARIEAALEVFRLEKGALPERLDALVEVGLLQQEDLRYPWRDDYYYRRTSDRQFILLSPLR, encoded by the coding sequence ATGGCCCTGACGGGAACGCTCAAGGACTTTGGTATCGCGGACATCCTGCAGCTGATTGGTCAGCAGCAGAAGACGGGTGTCCTCTACCTCAAGAGCAAGGAGCAGGAGGTCCAGGTCTTCTTCCGGGACGGCGCCATCGTCCGCGCCGAGAGCGTCACCCGGAAGAAGAAGGACCTCATCGGCAACATGCTGGTGCGCGCCGAGCTCATCACCGAGCAGCAGCTCGAGAGCGCGCTGGAGACGCAGAAGCGCACCCTCAAGCGGCTCGGTGACGTGCTCACCAGCACCGGTGCCATCTCCGCCCAGAAGCTCAAGCAGATGATGCAGCTCCAGGTGACGGAGACCCTCTATGGGCTCTTCCTCTGGAAGGCGGGCACCTACGAGTTCAAGCAGGAGGAGGTCCAGGCGGACAGCGAATCCATCACGCCGCTGCGCGCCGAGAGCGTGCTGATGGAAGGCTTCCGGATGGTGGACGAGTGGCCCCACGTCCGGAAGAAGATCTCCAGCGACGCCATGACCTTCGAGCGGCTCAAGGAGCTGCCCGCCCCCAACCCCAAGAACAAGAAGCAGGAGGAGGACGACTTCGACGCCTCCTTCGACGACGCCTTCTCCGAGGAGAAGAAGGACGAGAACAAGGGCGAGTTCAAGTCCATTGGCAGCGCCGAGCGCCGCGTCTACGAGCTCATCGCCCCCGGCCGCGACGTGCGCAAGCTGGTGGACCTCAGCAGCCTGGGCGAGTTCGAGACCAGCAAGGCGCTCGTCAACCTGCTCAACCTCGAGTACATCCGCGCCCATCAGGCCTCGGGCCGGTCCTCCTCCTCGGGTGGGGCCAACCTGCTCGTCCGGGTGGGTGGCGTGGTGGCCCGCGCCGTCGTGACGGTGATCGTCCTGGCCGCCCTGGGCTTCGTGGGCTCGCGGCTCCGGCCGGACACCTGGGACCTGGGCGACGACTCGGCCTCCTCGTTCGCGGACCCGGCGGCCCAGCGTCTCCTGGCGCGCGCCCAGCAGGCCCGAATCGAAGCCGCCCTGGAGGTGTTTCGACTGGAAAAGGGGGCACTCCCCGAGCGTCTGGATGCACTGGTGGAGGTGGGACTCCTACAGCAGGAGGACCTGCGCTACCCCTGGCGGGATGATTATTACTATCGCCGTACGTCAGATCGGCAGTTCATCCTCCTGTCTCCCCTGCGCTAG
- the leuS gene encoding leucine--tRNA ligase has translation MAMNERYEPQAIEQKWQTRWEEAGVFRAGKRPGAPKKYILEMLPYPSGKMHMGHVRNYLIGDVYARFFQMRGHDVLHPMGWDAFGLPAENAAIKDGVHPAVRTRENIDSFKKEIRSLGYSYDWTREVNTSEPEYYRWNQWFFIQMLERGLVYRRFSKVNWCTGCMTVIANEQVKEGTCERCESPVVDKELPEWSFRITKYSQALLDGLDELKEWPERITSMQRNWIGRSEGVEADFNVQGSDARIRVFTTRVDTIYGCTYVVLAPDHKLVAQVTTPAQRAEVDAFVKKMAAISKTDRTAEGATKEGVFTGAHAINPFTGQPVPIWIANFVLSDYGTGAVMSVPAHDERDFDFARKYALPIQVVVQPAAGDKLPSGDKLEAASTEDGVLVDSGEYSGLPSAEARKKMGEKLRAEGRGEPKVTYRQKDWGFSRQRYWGTPIPIVYCEKCDPERKGQPVPLEQLPVRLPEIDTQTVLTGKGEPPLAKVPSWVNTTCPKCQGPARRETETMDTFVDSCWYFARYLSPHYEQAPIDPKEAQRWLPVDVYVGGPEHAVMHLLYFRFWTRVMKLLGLSPVDEPVKRLVTQGIVNGPDGRKMSKRWGNVVAPASIVSKYGADTARTYVLFAGPPERDFDWSDDQVEGAFRFLKRVWTLAVQHQGVAGATHAGAYEGKALEIRRAAHKCLKRVGEAIERLSFNTAIAGSMEYVNALYALGTAETPAEKAAMAEAVRILCVVLTPFAPHLADEIAESYGAKDFTVTQGWPEFDSSLVVDDVIPYAVQVNGKLRAEIRVAADAAEADVRAAAEADERVQAAMAGKTLRKFVFVPKRLVNFVVG, from the coding sequence ATGGCCATGAACGAGCGTTACGAGCCGCAGGCAATCGAGCAGAAGTGGCAGACCCGGTGGGAAGAGGCGGGAGTGTTCCGGGCGGGCAAGCGCCCCGGGGCTCCCAAGAAGTACATCCTCGAGATGCTGCCGTACCCCAGCGGGAAGATGCACATGGGGCACGTGCGCAACTACCTCATCGGTGACGTCTACGCGCGCTTCTTCCAGATGCGGGGCCATGACGTGCTGCACCCCATGGGGTGGGACGCCTTCGGTCTGCCGGCGGAGAACGCGGCCATCAAGGACGGCGTGCACCCGGCGGTGCGTACCCGCGAGAACATCGACTCCTTCAAGAAGGAGATCCGCTCGCTGGGCTACAGCTACGACTGGACGCGCGAGGTCAACACCAGCGAGCCCGAGTACTACCGCTGGAACCAGTGGTTCTTCATCCAGATGCTGGAGCGGGGGCTCGTCTATCGCCGCTTCAGCAAGGTGAACTGGTGCACGGGCTGCATGACGGTCATCGCCAACGAGCAGGTGAAGGAAGGCACGTGCGAGCGCTGCGAGTCCCCGGTGGTGGACAAGGAGCTGCCCGAGTGGTCCTTCCGGATCACGAAGTACTCGCAGGCGCTGCTGGACGGCCTGGACGAGCTGAAGGAGTGGCCCGAGCGCATCACCTCGATGCAGCGCAACTGGATTGGCCGCTCCGAGGGTGTGGAGGCGGACTTCAACGTCCAGGGCAGTGACGCGCGCATCCGCGTCTTCACCACGCGCGTGGACACCATCTACGGCTGCACCTACGTGGTGCTGGCGCCGGACCACAAGCTGGTGGCGCAGGTGACGACGCCCGCGCAGCGCGCCGAGGTGGACGCCTTCGTGAAGAAGATGGCGGCCATCTCCAAGACGGACCGCACGGCCGAGGGCGCGACGAAGGAAGGCGTCTTCACCGGGGCGCACGCCATCAACCCCTTCACGGGCCAGCCGGTGCCCATCTGGATCGCCAACTTCGTGCTGTCCGACTACGGCACGGGCGCGGTGATGAGCGTGCCGGCGCACGACGAGCGCGACTTCGACTTCGCGCGCAAGTACGCCCTGCCCATCCAGGTGGTGGTGCAGCCGGCCGCCGGGGACAAGCTGCCCTCGGGTGACAAGCTGGAGGCGGCGTCCACCGAGGACGGCGTGCTGGTGGACTCGGGCGAGTACTCGGGCCTGCCGTCGGCCGAGGCGCGCAAGAAGATGGGCGAGAAGCTGCGTGCCGAGGGCCGTGGCGAGCCCAAGGTGACGTACCGCCAGAAGGACTGGGGCTTCAGCCGCCAGCGCTACTGGGGCACGCCCATCCCCATCGTGTACTGCGAGAAGTGCGACCCGGAGCGCAAGGGCCAGCCCGTGCCGCTGGAGCAGCTGCCGGTGCGCCTGCCGGAGATCGACACGCAGACGGTGCTGACGGGCAAGGGCGAGCCGCCGCTGGCCAAGGTGCCCTCGTGGGTGAACACCACGTGCCCCAAGTGCCAGGGCCCGGCGCGGCGCGAGACGGAGACGATGGACACCTTCGTCGACTCCTGCTGGTACTTCGCGCGCTACCTGTCGCCGCACTACGAGCAGGCGCCCATTGATCCGAAGGAAGCCCAGCGCTGGCTGCCGGTGGACGTGTACGTGGGTGGCCCCGAGCACGCGGTGATGCACCTGCTGTACTTCCGGTTCTGGACGCGGGTGATGAAGCTGCTGGGGCTGAGCCCGGTGGACGAGCCCGTGAAGCGCCTGGTGACGCAGGGCATCGTCAACGGCCCGGACGGGCGGAAGATGTCCAAGCGCTGGGGCAACGTGGTGGCGCCGGCCTCCATCGTGTCCAAGTACGGCGCGGACACCGCGCGCACCTACGTGCTGTTCGCCGGCCCGCCCGAGCGTGACTTCGACTGGTCCGACGATCAGGTGGAGGGCGCGTTCCGCTTCCTGAAGCGGGTGTGGACGCTGGCCGTGCAGCACCAGGGGGTGGCCGGGGCCACGCACGCCGGGGCCTACGAGGGCAAGGCGCTGGAGATCCGCCGCGCGGCGCACAAGTGCCTCAAGCGGGTGGGGGAGGCCATCGAGCGCCTGTCCTTCAACACGGCCATCGCGGGCAGCATGGAGTACGTGAACGCGCTGTACGCGCTGGGCACGGCGGAGACGCCCGCGGAGAAGGCCGCCATGGCCGAGGCCGTGCGCATCCTGTGCGTGGTGCTGACGCCGTTCGCCCCGCACCTGGCGGATGAGATCGCCGAGTCCTACGGCGCCAAGGACTTCACCGTCACGCAGGGCTGGCCGGAGTTCGATTCGTCGCTGGTGGTGGACGACGTGATTCCGTACGCGGTGCAGGTGAATGGCAAGCTGCGCGCGGAGATCCGCGTGGCGGCGGACGCGGCCGAGGCGGACGTGAGGGCCGCGGCCGAGGCGGACGAGCGGGTGCAGGCGGCCATGGCGGGCAAGACGCTGCGCAAGTTCGTCTTCGTCCCCAAGCGGCTGGTGAACTTCGTCGTCGGCTGA
- a CDS encoding PhoH family protein: MRNPATVEAQAAVSPTSAKVDVRDNATTLALCGNQNENLKLMERRLGVRVGQRGTELHLSGPSDAVAFTVRLVENLEGMIRAGRPIYREDVEQAIKVLGRGGAESLQDVMNSPVLKSSGNKQIAPKSIAQKRYVDAIRAHDIVFGIGPAGTGKTYLAMAMAVAALQERKVKRIVLARPAVEAGEKLGFLPGDLAEKVNPYLRPLYDALHDMMAVERALHLIEQGVVEVAPLAFMRGRTLNDSFVILDEAQNTTIEQMKMFLTRLGYNSKAVITGDVTQVDLPVGKASGLHHARSILKNVEGICISEFTEVDVVRHPLVQEVIRAYDRYDAAQQAAKALKEAEATVASGTAPEVAAGAPESDTPTP, translated from the coding sequence TTGCGAAACCCCGCCACAGTAGAGGCACAAGCGGCAGTCAGCCCCACCTCGGCCAAGGTGGATGTCCGTGACAACGCGACGACCCTGGCGCTGTGTGGCAACCAGAACGAGAACTTGAAGCTCATGGAGCGCCGGCTCGGTGTCCGGGTCGGACAGCGGGGGACCGAGCTCCACCTGTCCGGACCGTCCGACGCCGTGGCCTTCACGGTGCGCCTCGTGGAGAACCTCGAGGGGATGATCCGCGCCGGCCGCCCCATCTACCGCGAGGACGTCGAGCAGGCCATCAAGGTGCTCGGCCGCGGTGGGGCGGAGTCGCTCCAGGACGTGATGAACAGCCCGGTGCTCAAGAGCTCGGGCAACAAGCAGATCGCCCCCAAGAGCATCGCGCAGAAGCGCTACGTGGATGCCATCCGCGCCCATGACATCGTCTTCGGCATCGGCCCCGCCGGTACCGGCAAGACGTACCTCGCCATGGCCATGGCGGTGGCCGCCCTCCAGGAGCGCAAGGTCAAGCGCATCGTCCTGGCTCGTCCGGCCGTCGAGGCCGGTGAGAAGCTCGGCTTCCTCCCCGGAGACCTGGCCGAGAAGGTCAACCCCTACCTGCGCCCGCTCTACGACGCGCTGCACGACATGATGGCCGTCGAGCGCGCCCTGCACCTGATCGAGCAGGGCGTGGTGGAGGTGGCCCCGCTGGCCTTCATGCGTGGCCGCACGCTCAATGACTCCTTCGTCATCCTCGACGAGGCGCAGAACACCACCATCGAGCAGATGAAGATGTTCCTCACCCGCCTGGGCTACAACAGCAAGGCGGTCATCACGGGGGACGTGACGCAGGTGGACCTGCCGGTGGGCAAGGCCAGTGGCCTGCACCACGCGCGCTCCATCCTCAAGAACGTGGAGGGCATCTGCATCTCCGAGTTCACCGAGGTGGACGTGGTGCGTCACCCGCTGGTGCAGGAGGTCATCCGCGCCTACGACCGGTACGACGCGGCGCAGCAGGCCGCCAAGGCCCTCAAGGAAGCGGAAGCGACGGTCGCGAGCGGAACGGCGCCGGAAGTGGCCGCCGGTGCGCCGGAATCCGACACGCCAACCCCTTGA
- the lptE gene encoding LPS assembly lipoprotein LptE — protein sequence MARMRVMGWILLLSAAGCGYRFTSRDAGLPEGVRSVCAPVLRNDTAEPGLEVLFTRVLRQELVRAGVLGGTGACEATLQGVVRSVGSGPTVIAEPSFQGDSRSAAAQAAGYQASAVVLLRLERDGRVLAETEVSGTEDFLPGTTSVSGEVLQVEANRQAALHRLAETLMREGYDRLASNW from the coding sequence ATGGCCCGCATGCGCGTGATGGGGTGGATTCTCCTGCTGTCGGCCGCCGGGTGCGGCTACCGCTTCACGTCCCGGGACGCGGGGCTGCCCGAGGGGGTGCGCTCGGTGTGCGCCCCCGTCCTCCGCAACGACACGGCCGAGCCGGGCCTGGAGGTGCTCTTCACCCGCGTGCTGCGCCAGGAGCTGGTGCGCGCCGGGGTGCTCGGGGGTACGGGGGCCTGCGAGGCCACCCTGCAGGGGGTGGTGCGCAGCGTGGGCAGCGGGCCCACCGTGATTGCCGAGCCTTCCTTCCAGGGCGACTCGCGGAGCGCGGCCGCGCAGGCGGCGGGCTACCAGGCGTCCGCGGTGGTGCTGCTGCGGCTCGAGCGGGATGGACGGGTGCTGGCGGAGACGGAGGTCTCCGGTACGGAGGACTTCCTGCCGGGCACGACGAGCGTGTCCGGTGAGGTGCTGCAAGTGGAGGCCAACCGGCAGGCCGCGCTGCACCGTCTCGCCGAGACGTTGATGCGCGAGGGTTACGACCGGTTGGCCAGCAACTGGTGA
- the rpsT gene encoding 30S ribosomal protein S20: protein MANTKSAEKRNRQAQKRRARNVNVRTTVKDAVKTMRDTLTTKDTAKTGDALKAATRTLDKAASKGVIHKRAASRRISRLAKAANRAKAAAK, encoded by the coding sequence TTGGCCAACACCAAGTCCGCAGAGAAGCGTAACCGTCAGGCCCAGAAGCGCCGCGCGCGCAACGTCAACGTCCGCACCACGGTGAAGGATGCCGTGAAGACCATGCGCGACACCCTCACCACCAAGGACACGGCGAAGACCGGGGACGCCCTCAAGGCCGCCACCCGTACCCTCGACAAGGCCGCGTCCAAGGGCGTCATCCACAAGCGCGCTGCCTCGCGCCGCATCTCCCGGCTCGCCAAGGCCGCGAATCGCGCCAAGGCCGCCGCGAAGTAA
- the mazG gene encoding nucleoside triphosphate pyrophosphohydrolase: MSAAGEQLDKLVEIMARLRSQDGCPWDREQDLRSLRPYLTEEAFEVIDEMDRVAEGGPWRALCEELGDLLFQIVFHARLAEELGEFSMADVSRSISEKLTSRHPHVFGERQADGTPQPLANWAKLKAEERKKKTGREGSVLDGVPTGAPALLRAERLTEKASRIGFDWPSLQEVRAKLYEELGELDEAIASGNRDELEHELGDVLFSLANLARFTQTPAEDALRMASRRFTTRFQHIESALRAEGIPLGEATLEHMDRHWDAAKAVEKGLPPPLRVPRAPLVALRLPVTDLAAQRAFWDRLAPLLGWSAERGAADEAAYGDGLYRLVFTPGPGTPSPPTVTFGAPSAEAVERLRTLLEGTSPGCALEGGGATGRITFRDPAGLRWEYAFGAH; the protein is encoded by the coding sequence ATGAGTGCAGCAGGGGAGCAATTGGACAAGTTGGTGGAAATCATGGCCCGGCTCCGGTCCCAGGACGGTTGTCCCTGGGACAGAGAGCAGGACCTGCGCTCGCTGCGGCCCTATCTGACCGAGGAGGCCTTCGAGGTCATCGACGAGATGGACCGGGTGGCCGAGGGCGGCCCCTGGCGCGCGCTGTGCGAGGAGCTGGGGGATCTGCTCTTCCAGATCGTCTTCCACGCGCGGCTGGCCGAGGAGCTGGGCGAGTTCTCCATGGCGGACGTGTCCCGGTCCATCAGCGAGAAGCTCACCAGCCGCCACCCCCACGTCTTCGGCGAGCGGCAGGCGGACGGCACCCCGCAGCCGCTGGCCAACTGGGCGAAGCTGAAGGCCGAGGAGCGCAAGAAGAAGACGGGCCGGGAGGGCTCGGTGCTGGACGGCGTGCCCACGGGCGCCCCTGCCCTGCTGCGCGCCGAGCGGCTCACGGAGAAGGCCAGCCGCATCGGCTTCGACTGGCCGAGCCTCCAGGAAGTCCGCGCCAAGCTGTACGAGGAGCTGGGAGAGCTGGACGAGGCCATCGCCTCGGGGAACCGGGACGAGCTGGAGCACGAGCTGGGGGACGTCCTCTTCTCCCTGGCCAACCTCGCGCGCTTCACCCAGACGCCGGCCGAGGACGCGCTGAGGATGGCCAGCCGCCGCTTCACCACCCGTTTCCAGCACATCGAGTCCGCCCTGCGCGCCGAGGGCATCCCCCTGGGCGAGGCCACCCTGGAGCACATGGACCGGCACTGGGACGCCGCCAAGGCCGTGGAGAAGGGCCTGCCGCCCCCCCTCCGCGTCCCCCGCGCCCCCCTGGTGGCCCTGCGCCTGCCGGTGACGGACCTCGCCGCCCAGCGGGCCTTCTGGGATCGGCTCGCCCCGCTCCTCGGTTGGAGTGCCGAGCGGGGGGCGGCCGACGAGGCGGCCTACGGTGACGGGCTGTACCGGCTCGTCTTCACTCCGGGCCCGGGTACCCCCTCCCCCCCCACCGTGACCTTCGGGGCCCCCTCCGCCGAGGCGGTGGAGCGGCTGAGGACCCTCCTGGAGGGCACCTCCCCCGGGTGCGCGCTCGAGGGTGGGGGCGCCACCGGGCGGATCACCTTCCGGGACCCCGCCGGCCTGCGTTGGGAATACGCCTTCGGAGCCCACTGA
- a CDS encoding tetratricopeptide repeat protein, producing the protein MPRLPLLRLLSLMMCLAVWMPARQAHAQKPRSTAQKSPRQTPAEKPGYDDPSMLEPSEMTVEPSSELSEEESSEEESDEGSTRAGRGKNRKGQKSRDEEEEAAQDAPPVDEKPATGMTVETKPVAPAPLPVVRPPPPPILAPRVTDADLQAAWDKWRKAVAALDMESARKAQTELVSLKDDVAALDMESLSIGFIRAAEGRRKANDGAGALQLLEHAVSLSPNLPYARLALAEAHARRSPGDVGAYSGELKAALSVMLKDPRYRRPALADLGAVFLVAVLATAAVVVGVLFLRRARFFFHDFHHLFPRAAARWQSAALAVLLLIGTPVALRLGLVPVLLILLLSVSLYLSKLERAVGALLLVAAAFVPFAAGKIAQTSAFAGTVAEDVYILERGGLSAEAVADRVRARSENKQQKIEFAELFALGRFEARRGQLDEAITHYKAASAMSNAPHAALLTNWANALLVKGETDEAARKYAEASAADPGLAAPAFNLAEVYRRRAAVAPDSEIGSENQKARDALQAAQRLDSSLLMWQRPPEDRLFMNRLLLAPALAEEDLPPTDDPAAGERVEAQLSRRLLGGGSGLTAWGLPVLGALLAFGLGFAGQSMKASRECEKCGRPVCRRCDKELGVASKMCAQCVNAFSRKGAVEARVRARKQIEIERHRQWESGVSYAIGALVSGAGHLFQGLTVRGTLYAFFFLFAVSGVLLRSGVLRAPYGEVPLYLKLAPLLLLLIPLHLLTLRGLYRRQNE; encoded by the coding sequence ATGCCGCGCCTTCCCCTGTTGCGCCTCTTGTCGTTGATGATGTGCCTTGCCGTGTGGATGCCCGCGCGGCAGGCGCATGCGCAGAAGCCGCGTTCCACTGCGCAGAAGTCCCCGCGTCAGACTCCGGCCGAGAAGCCTGGGTACGACGACCCGTCGATGCTGGAGCCGTCGGAGATGACGGTCGAGCCCTCGAGCGAGCTGTCCGAGGAGGAGTCCTCCGAGGAGGAGTCGGACGAGGGCTCCACGCGTGCTGGCCGCGGCAAGAACCGCAAGGGCCAGAAGTCGCGGGACGAGGAGGAAGAGGCCGCGCAGGACGCGCCTCCGGTGGACGAGAAGCCCGCGACGGGCATGACGGTGGAGACGAAGCCGGTGGCCCCCGCGCCGCTGCCGGTGGTCCGGCCGCCGCCTCCGCCCATCCTCGCCCCGCGGGTGACGGACGCGGATCTGCAGGCCGCCTGGGACAAGTGGCGCAAGGCGGTGGCCGCGCTGGACATGGAGTCGGCGCGCAAGGCGCAGACGGAGCTGGTGTCCCTCAAGGACGACGTGGCCGCGCTGGACATGGAGTCGCTGAGCATCGGCTTCATCCGGGCGGCCGAGGGGCGGCGCAAGGCCAATGACGGCGCCGGCGCGCTGCAGCTGCTGGAGCACGCGGTGTCGCTCTCGCCCAACCTTCCCTATGCGCGGCTCGCGCTCGCCGAGGCCCATGCGCGCCGCTCGCCCGGTGACGTGGGGGCGTACAGCGGGGAGCTCAAGGCCGCGCTGTCGGTGATGCTGAAGGACCCGCGCTACCGGCGCCCGGCGCTGGCGGACCTGGGCGCGGTGTTCCTGGTGGCGGTGCTGGCCACGGCGGCGGTGGTGGTGGGGGTGCTCTTCCTGCGGCGGGCGCGCTTCTTCTTCCATGACTTCCACCACCTCTTCCCCCGGGCGGCGGCGCGGTGGCAGTCCGCGGCCCTGGCGGTGCTGCTGCTGATCGGCACGCCGGTGGCGCTGCGGCTGGGCCTGGTGCCCGTGCTGCTCATCCTCCTGCTGTCGGTGTCGCTCTACCTCTCGAAGCTGGAGCGGGCGGTGGGGGCGCTGCTGCTGGTGGCGGCGGCCTTCGTGCCGTTCGCCGCCGGGAAGATCGCCCAGACGTCGGCCTTCGCCGGAACGGTGGCCGAGGATGTCTACATCCTGGAGCGCGGAGGCCTGTCCGCGGAGGCGGTGGCCGACCGGGTGCGCGCGCGCAGCGAGAACAAGCAGCAGAAGATCGAGTTCGCGGAGCTGTTCGCGCTCGGGCGCTTCGAGGCCCGCCGCGGCCAGTTGGACGAGGCCATCACCCACTACAAGGCGGCGTCGGCCATGAGCAACGCCCCGCACGCGGCGCTGCTGACCAACTGGGCCAACGCGTTGCTGGTCAAGGGCGAGACGGACGAGGCGGCGCGCAAGTACGCCGAGGCCTCGGCGGCGGATCCGGGACTGGCCGCTCCCGCCTTCAACCTGGCCGAGGTGTACCGCCGCCGTGCCGCGGTGGCCCCGGACTCGGAGATCGGCTCCGAGAACCAGAAGGCGCGTGATGCGCTCCAGGCCGCGCAGCGTCTCGACTCCTCCCTGCTGATGTGGCAGCGGCCGCCGGAGGATCGCCTGTTCATGAACCGCCTGCTGCTCGCCCCCGCGCTGGCGGAGGAGGACCTGCCGCCCACGGATGATCCGGCGGCCGGCGAGCGGGTGGAGGCGCAGCTGTCGCGCCGTCTGCTCGGGGGCGGCTCCGGCCTCACCGCCTGGGGCCTGCCGGTACTGGGCGCGCTGCTCGCCTTCGGGCTCGGCTTCGCGGGCCAGTCGATGAAGGCCTCGCGCGAGTGCGAGAAGTGCGGCCGCCCGGTGTGCCGGCGGTGCGACAAGGAGCTGGGCGTGGCGAGCAAGATGTGCGCCCAGTGCGTCAACGCCTTCTCGCGCAAGGGCGCGGTGGAGGCGCGCGTCCGGGCCCGCAAGCAGATCGAGATCGAGCGCCACCGTCAGTGGGAGAGCGGTGTGTCGTACGCCATCGGCGCGCTGGTGTCCGGCGCGGGCCACCTGTTCCAGGGGCTGACGGTGCGCGGCACCCTCTACGCCTTCTTCTTCCTCTTCGCGGTGTCCGGGGTGCTGCTGCGCTCCGGGGTGCTGCGCGCGCCGTATGGCGAGGTCCCGCTGTACCTCAAGCTGGCGCCGCTGCTGCTGCTGCTCATTCCCCTCCATCTTTTGACGTTGCGCGGCCTGTACCGCCGCCAGAACGAATAG